The genomic region GATAGATTGGGTACAAACATTGGCCAAATCGCTTGGTATTGTCGTTGTATTGAGAAGGTCTAATAAAAGAGCATCAGGTTTTGTGTATAATAGTACACTAATATGTGATCGTGGTAAGGAATATACAAGGTTAAATTCGAGTAGAGCTACAGGGACAAAAAGAATTAACTGTCCCTTCGAATTAGAAGGAAATTATTCTGAACAATATAATGCATGGAGGCTAAGTGTGATATGGCGCCATGAGATATTTTATCAGTTATTAAGCAACATTATCCAAATAACGTGTCTTCATTGAGTACTATTTATAATTCAATTAAAAAAATTCGCATGATGGAGACATGAGGTAAATCTCCCATGCAGGTTCTTATGTCTATTCTTCATTCTAGTGGTTATACTTATTACTATACCACAGGTACATCAAATGAGTTGGAAAATTTATTCTTCATTCATCCAATATCATTCAATATTTGGCGTGCATATCCACACGTGTTGATCATAGATGCCACATACAAAACTAACCGTTATAACATGCCTTTCGTTGAAATTGGTGGTGTAACTTCAACCAGCAAAACATTTTGTATAGCTTTTGCCTTCATTCATGATGAAATGACGGTTAAATACGAATGGGTCTTGAACTGTTTAAAGTTAACCCTAGGCGAGTGCATGCTCCCACGTGTTATAGTTACCGATAGAGAGATGGCATTAATAAATGCATGCAGAGGAGTTTTTCCGGATGCTGCCCGATTACTTTGTAGATGGCACATTCGTCACAATATAATTGATAAGTGGAAGCGGTCTTTTAAAAGAAAAGTTGATTGGACTACATTTTATGACTTATGGACGTTACTCGAGGGTTCTTCAACGCTGAAAACTTACATCGGATATTACAAGCAACTTGAGTCATTTCTAAAACGCTTAAATCTTACACGTAAGTAAATTATATACTCTAACTATGTCACTCTGTGTGTGTGTTTCTTTTCGTATTTCTCATGTAAGTTTATTGTGATTTTCAGgtattttagaatatttgaataaaACTTGGCTAGACAAATTCTAGAAAATGTTTGTATCTGTCTGGATTGATCAACATCTCCACTTTGGAAATACGACAACCAACCGAGTTGAGAGTCAGCACGCCAAATTAAAAAAATATTTGAAGAGTTCAAACTCGAGTATAGATAGATTTGTATGTTGTATTGACAGAATTGTGCAGTCGCAAGATACAGCTGTCAAACAAAGTTTGGAAAAGAGCATAAGTGTTCGCATTCATAACTATAGCCACCAGTGCTTCACACATTTGCTCGGTAATATTTCACATAAAGCTTTCAAAAAATGCTTGAAGACCGTGAACGATTTAAGGATCACATAGATGACTGTGATTGTCGACTTCGGACCTCTTATGGACTGCCATGTGCTTGCGAAATTTTAACGTATATAACTTCACGTGAGTATATTCTGCAGCAGTCAATACATTGATTTAAACTATCATTATCAAATTTCGAAtaacatatttattatttatatatgaatGCAGGAAAATATATTCCCTTAAGTTCGATTGATATTTTTTGGAGGAAGCTGGATATTTCACCATCAATTTTTAAACCAGATGATGATGTTAGGTGTGACAGAAACTCCGAAAGTTTGCTGAAAACTTTAACAACCAATCAAAAGCTGTAAAAAAAAGTTTGTTGCAAAAGTTAAAGGATATAATCTATCCAGGTAAAACAGCCACTCAAGAACCTCGAGTTAAAAAGAATACACGTGGCAGACTGCCAACGAAGAAAACCCAACAAAAGAGGCGTGCCGATCATGTTCACCAAGATTCTCGTAGATACAGTTGTTCAGACATGCCAAATTTTGCTGTGCGAGATTCGATTAAGGATCCAGCAAGACATAGTTCGTACAATATAAACTTGAATGAGGAACCAGAGATTGACTTAAATGAGGAACCGGAGATAGACTTAAATGAGGAACCAGAGATAGACTTAAATGAGGTTCCGTATGAGTTCTCGAGTTCGTACATCTTTAACCAGAATGAAATGTCAAGAATGCATAATTCTTATATGTTCAATGGTATTCCAAAATTATTTCATCAGTACATAAAGAACATATACAATGTTGAAGGTGATGGAAATTGTGGATATCGGGCGTTCGCCGTTTCCCTCATGGGAAATGAACAATATTATGAGAGTATTCGGTATGAAATGAAAGAAGAGCTGCGGAATAAACCCGAATTCTACGAAATCATGTTTGACAAAGAAATAAAGTCCTTGAAAGCTTCTCTATCTTACGTTGGATCTCCTTGTCCACCAGAATATTGGATGATGATGCCCTATGCAGGTATACTGATAGCCAATAGGTTTGGTGTAATCGTCCACTCATTGAGCATGTCAGAAAGTTCAACCATTTTTTCATTTTGGATGGGTCCAGAAGAGTTTCAACAAATAAGAGTTCTTACAAT from Rutidosis leptorrhynchoides isolate AG116_Rl617_1_P2 chromosome 9, CSIRO_AGI_Rlap_v1, whole genome shotgun sequence harbors:
- the LOC139869145 gene encoding uncharacterized protein yields the protein MSVSSDNNSIEQGDFIMRTPEFITNQVFGSREELIDWVQTLAKSLGIVVVLRRSNKRASGFVYNSTLICDRGTSNELENLFFIHPISFNIWRAYPHVLIIDATYKTNRYNMPFVEIGGVTSTSKTFCIAFAFIHDEMTVKYEWVLNCLKLTLGECMLPRVIVTDREMALINACRGVFPDAARLLCRWHIRHNIIDKWKRSFKRKVDWTTFYDLWTLLEGSSTLKTYIGYYKQLESFLKRLNLTRKTATQEPRVKKNTRGRLPTKKTQQKRRADHVHQDSRRYSCSDMPNFAVRDSIKDPARHSSYNINLNEEPEIDLNEEPEIDLNEEPEIDLNEVPYEFSSSYIFNQNEMSRMHNSYMFNGIPKLFHQYIKNIYNVEGDGNCGYRAFAVSLMGNEQYYESIRYEMKEELRNKPEFYEIMFDKEIKSLKASLSYVGSPCPPEYWMMMPYAGILIANRFGVIVHSLSMSESSTIFSFWMGPEEFQQIRVLTIALVNCENHYVTVELQGDYPMPPVTSYFHDRYITTSAARWKEVYKERFEQFIRFNRREADFVDLND